In a genomic window of Flavobacteriales bacterium:
- the xrtK gene encoding exosortase K — protein sequence MALAILLVGAAFALKWWYRSATAEDLTFVLEPVSILVSALTGASSMPEADGSYLFPELAIRIDRSCSGINFLAIATACFALVILKRSDGGCARPLLAVLAAGGAYLLTIAVNSGRIAVMAFAKQGGLHLAPRAHEAVGAFFFLGALLVAVLLLNRLMHRTDPA from the coding sequence ATGGCCCTTGCCATCTTGCTCGTGGGGGCCGCCTTTGCGCTGAAGTGGTGGTACCGCAGTGCCACCGCCGAAGACCTGACCTTTGTGCTGGAGCCGGTGAGTATCCTGGTCTCAGCGCTCACGGGTGCTTCCTCGATGCCCGAAGCCGATGGGAGCTACCTCTTCCCTGAGCTGGCCATCCGGATCGACCGCTCGTGCTCGGGCATCAATTTCCTGGCGATCGCCACGGCCTGCTTCGCACTGGTGATCCTCAAGCGGTCCGATGGAGGTTGCGCGCGCCCATTGCTGGCCGTGCTCGCGGCGGGCGGAGCCTACTTGCTCACCATCGCCGTGAACAGCGGGCGCATCGCCGTCATGGCCTTCGCGAAACAGGGCGGCCTGCACTTGGCTCCACGAGCGCATGAGGCGGTGGGCGCCTTCTTCTTCCTGGGCGCCTTGCTGGTGGCCGTGCTGCTGCTCAACCGCCTCATGCACCGCACCGATCCGGCCTGA
- a CDS encoding acyl-CoA desaturase: MQPATFAKTAPVFFQRLREVTEAYFKENNIRKTGDLRLYTKTAVLAAALVSLYVVLVFFTPASAWLALGLCAVMGLVVASIGFNVMHDGAHGSYSRRKWVNETMAHSLNFLGGNVYLWKLKHNENHHTFTNVEGMDDDIDIKPFIRVHPGQKRYWFHRFQHIYSLVLYGSTYLFWIFYNDLRKYFGGKIADHTPLRPMNRKEHILFWGSKVFYIGLFLVLPMLMAGVLPVLAGYGVMVFVAGVVISVVFQLAHVVEPAEFVHPPTDGSTIEAEWAVHQVETTVNFATRNKVWNWLFGGLNFQIEHHLFPRISHVHYPELSKRLKQVCAEFDVAYREFPTMRSALLSHLRHLRQVGMA; encoded by the coding sequence ATGCAACCAGCCACCTTCGCCAAGACCGCCCCGGTCTTCTTCCAGCGCCTCCGTGAGGTCACAGAGGCCTACTTCAAGGAGAACAACATCCGCAAGACCGGCGATCTGCGCCTCTACACCAAGACGGCCGTGCTCGCAGCAGCACTGGTGTCCCTCTACGTGGTGCTCGTGTTCTTCACTCCGGCCAGCGCCTGGCTCGCACTGGGCCTTTGCGCGGTCATGGGCCTGGTGGTGGCCAGCATCGGCTTCAACGTGATGCACGATGGCGCGCACGGCAGCTACAGCCGCCGCAAATGGGTGAATGAGACCATGGCGCACAGCCTCAACTTCCTCGGCGGCAACGTGTACCTCTGGAAGCTCAAGCACAACGAGAACCACCACACCTTCACCAACGTGGAGGGCATGGACGATGACATCGACATCAAGCCCTTCATCCGCGTGCATCCCGGCCAGAAGCGCTACTGGTTCCACCGCTTCCAGCACATCTATAGCCTGGTGCTCTACGGCAGCACCTACCTGTTCTGGATCTTCTACAACGACCTGCGCAAGTACTTCGGCGGCAAGATCGCCGACCACACGCCGCTCAGGCCCATGAACCGCAAGGAGCACATCCTCTTCTGGGGGTCGAAGGTCTTCTACATCGGCCTCTTCCTGGTGCTGCCCATGCTCATGGCAGGCGTGCTCCCCGTGCTCGCGGGCTACGGCGTCATGGTCTTCGTGGCGGGCGTGGTCATCAGCGTGGTGTTCCAATTGGCGCATGTGGTGGAGCCGGCGGAGTTCGTGCACCCGCCCACGGACGGAAGCACCATCGAGGCGGAATGGGCGGTGCATCAAGTGGAGACCACCGTCAACTTCGCAACGCGCAACAAAGTGTGGAACTGGCTCTTCGGCGGCCTCAACTTCCAGATCGAGCACCACCTGTTCCCGCGCATCAGCCATGTGCATTATCCCGAGCTGAGCAAGCGCCTGAAGCAGGTCTGCGCCGAATTCGATGTGGCCTATCGAGAATTCCCCACCATGCGCAGCGCTCTGCTGAGCCACCTGCGGCACCTGCGGCAGGTAGGCATGGCGTGA
- a CDS encoding MSEP-CTERM sorting domain-containing protein, which translates to MRALLHPVGIFIAHTLPSLVLTMLYADALGVIHPLLNAESIEAWRLLGFSLGGVVLASTAYAALAWWKRGQVHAAYSALIFIAYVPLLWMIGENMSVLFPWDIPRWMVPEDAELYAFRLLSIPLVHALFVMVARSLPEGERSRPVRDMLIAAAIPLAVFLFVQVVEPFRGASDFEEHAWAVVMVCLTIGFLFLLFRGVTALVLRVGGGSALAHAARVLVALVLPLWGLALNNGLFGGFTREAVGIFGDLSHPAFYIICVMNAAAVIWPSSTDHTVRLVQFGLRAAFFPYVIYFFVLFVPLLPLSIVAIIAVGMGFLLLAPVLLFALQGAMLFQDARFLMGHRSWRFVAGLFAVAMSVLPASIVISYLGHRSTLHGAMRYLYESDPHEPMKPLDAEALAQVLERVDANRSRNRWRGNGDLPGNTPFLTPLYNRIVLDHLTLSDEKAGLLSEVVLGKPAEHSDRWRTRMPSSVHTVLDSAWSESRFDEQQQAWRSWVHMSIRNTSQSQEEYVTEIGLPDGAWISDHYLVIEGDTAKGILAEKKAALWVYNNIVTYRRDPSILRYTGHNRVQLRVFPFEAEQVRQTGFELLHREALPMRFGERVVQLGDASREPAPEPIGSGEPGVVFMPAALKQRLDAIRRVPHVHLIVDATEAQRGMREEVIERVHRFAATHGLDTGNATLHITDGYGSSMPYGDDALDAFAHHAGHGGFFTDRPIRRVIADALTEPGPAAPFIVVVPSWPPHDERSRGIWLAGLADLAALMPEGDRFFMLYDTGMLEERRFSDPVRSVNVEPVVLEHPQVRVWPEASKPLAYLPDTPHGSVSVDYAHLGGHSPPRERDWRHALALEGRQRALALRALHSGVSWRDVVRGSFRSQVLTPQTAWVCLEDEAQRNALLKKQEEVLSSNQGLDTMDQEISNMSEPAIWWLLPAVLLVLWWRRR; encoded by the coding sequence ATGCGCGCACTTCTTCACCCCGTCGGCATCTTCATCGCGCACACGTTGCCTTCGCTGGTGCTGACCATGCTCTACGCCGATGCGCTGGGCGTGATCCATCCGCTGTTGAATGCGGAGAGCATCGAGGCTTGGCGCTTGCTCGGCTTTAGCCTCGGGGGCGTGGTGCTGGCTTCAACGGCATATGCGGCATTGGCCTGGTGGAAGCGCGGCCAGGTGCATGCGGCTTACAGTGCGCTGATCTTCATCGCATACGTGCCGCTGCTGTGGATGATCGGCGAGAACATGAGCGTCCTGTTCCCGTGGGACATCCCGCGCTGGATGGTGCCTGAGGACGCTGAGCTCTACGCCTTCCGCCTGCTGAGCATCCCGCTCGTGCATGCGCTCTTCGTGATGGTGGCGCGCTCGCTGCCCGAGGGCGAACGCAGCAGGCCGGTGCGCGATATGCTCATCGCGGCGGCGATCCCGCTCGCGGTCTTCCTCTTCGTGCAAGTGGTGGAGCCCTTCCGCGGCGCAAGCGATTTCGAGGAGCACGCCTGGGCGGTGGTGATGGTTTGCCTCACCATCGGGTTCCTCTTCCTTCTGTTCCGGGGCGTGACGGCCTTGGTGCTGCGCGTGGGCGGCGGATCGGCACTTGCGCATGCGGCCCGGGTGCTGGTGGCACTGGTGCTCCCGCTCTGGGGACTTGCCCTCAACAACGGGCTCTTCGGCGGATTCACGCGCGAGGCCGTCGGCATCTTCGGCGACCTCTCCCATCCGGCCTTCTACATCATCTGCGTGATGAATGCGGCAGCGGTGATCTGGCCATCGAGCACGGACCATACGGTGCGGCTTGTGCAATTCGGATTGCGCGCCGCCTTCTTCCCGTACGTTATCTACTTCTTCGTGCTCTTCGTGCCCTTGCTGCCGCTGAGCATCGTGGCCATCATAGCGGTAGGCATGGGCTTCCTGCTCCTGGCGCCGGTGCTGCTCTTCGCTCTCCAGGGCGCCATGCTGTTCCAGGATGCGCGCTTCCTGATGGGGCATCGGTCATGGCGATTCGTGGCGGGCCTTTTCGCGGTGGCCATGAGCGTGCTCCCGGCATCGATCGTGATCAGCTACCTCGGTCACCGATCCACGCTGCACGGCGCCATGCGGTATCTGTACGAGAGCGACCCCCACGAGCCGATGAAGCCGCTCGATGCGGAAGCGCTCGCGCAGGTGCTGGAGCGGGTCGATGCCAACCGGTCGCGCAACCGTTGGCGCGGGAACGGCGACCTTCCCGGGAACACGCCCTTCCTCACGCCGCTGTACAACCGCATCGTCCTGGACCACTTGACGCTGAGCGATGAGAAGGCCGGGCTGCTGAGCGAGGTGGTGCTTGGCAAGCCGGCCGAGCACAGCGATCGCTGGCGCACGCGCATGCCGTCAAGCGTGCACACGGTGCTGGACAGCGCCTGGTCCGAGAGCCGTTTCGATGAGCAGCAGCAGGCTTGGAGGTCTTGGGTCCATATGAGCATCCGCAACACATCGCAATCCCAGGAGGAGTACGTGACCGAGATCGGGCTGCCCGATGGCGCGTGGATCAGTGACCATTACCTGGTGATCGAAGGCGATACGGCCAAGGGCATCCTTGCTGAGAAGAAGGCCGCGCTGTGGGTGTACAACAACATCGTCACCTACCGGCGCGATCCGAGCATCCTGCGTTACACGGGCCACAATCGCGTGCAGCTAAGGGTGTTCCCCTTCGAGGCGGAGCAGGTCCGGCAAACGGGCTTCGAGCTCTTGCACCGCGAAGCGTTGCCGATGCGCTTCGGTGAGCGCGTCGTGCAACTGGGCGATGCTTCGCGCGAACCCGCGCCTGAGCCCATCGGGAGCGGTGAGCCCGGAGTTGTCTTCATGCCTGCTGCACTGAAGCAGCGGCTGGATGCCATCCGCAGGGTGCCGCACGTGCATCTCATTGTTGATGCCACGGAAGCGCAGCGCGGGATGCGCGAAGAAGTGATCGAGCGGGTGCATCGGTTCGCGGCAACGCATGGGTTGGATACGGGCAATGCCACGCTGCACATCACGGATGGATATGGAAGCAGCATGCCTTACGGTGATGATGCCCTGGATGCCTTCGCCCACCACGCAGGCCACGGCGGCTTCTTCACCGACCGCCCCATCAGGCGCGTGATCGCCGACGCACTGACCGAGCCGGGCCCGGCAGCGCCTTTCATCGTTGTGGTGCCGAGTTGGCCGCCGCACGACGAGCGTTCACGGGGCATCTGGCTCGCAGGCCTCGCCGACCTCGCCGCGCTGATGCCCGAAGGCGATCGGTTCTTCATGCTCTATGATACCGGCATGCTCGAGGAGCGCCGCTTCAGCGACCCGGTGCGCAGCGTGAACGTGGAGCCGGTGGTGCTTGAGCATCCGCAAGTGCGTGTGTGGCCCGAAGCCAGCAAGCCCTTGGCGTACCTGCCCGATACGCCGCACGGAAGCGTGTCGGTCGATTACGCGCATCTGGGTGGCCATAGCCCTCCGCGAGAGCGCGATTGGAGGCATGCACTGGCGCTCGAGGGGCGTCAGCGCGCGCTGGCCTTACGGGCGCTGCACAGCGGCGTGAGCTGGCGCGATGTGGTGCGCGGCAGCTTCCGATCCCAAGTGCTCACACCGCAGACGGCTTGGGTGTGCCTGGAGGACGAAGCGCAGCGCAACGCCTTGCTCAAGAAGCAGGAAGAGGTGCTCAGCAGCAACCAGGGCCTTGATACCATGGACCAGGAGATCAGCAACATGAGCGAGCCCGCTATCTGGTGGCTGCTGCCCGCTGTGCTGCTGGTGCTCTGGTGGCGGCGCCGGTGA